One Streptomyces sp. B21-105 genomic region harbors:
- a CDS encoding prenyltransferase/squalene oxidase repeat-containing protein: MNVRRSAAALAAVTVVLGAAVPAVAATPSPAAPTARPAGLYGTSDPTYDGVWRQSLALLAQHTVGVTPADEAVAWLTGQQCANGAFAAFRADPAKPCDAKVMTDTNSTAAAVQTLAALGGHRAAAEKAVGWLKSVQNADGGWGYSAGGASDANSTAVVAGALTAAGQQPARVRKAGKSPLDALGKLSLPCGGNGGGAGGGAFAYQPDKKGALAANADATAAGVLGALGEGFAAKAGKTAARTEAAPVCGGTPGALTPADLARNGAAHLVRAVAATGYLTSSLPGAADQPDYGNTADAVVALAAQGAVEQAKKPLAWLRQNSAAWAKQSGPAAYAQLIFAAHATGADPRAFGGTDLVAQLDATGPTPQATAKTGDRAAGGDTADADKTDDSGSGYSVWLIVGVFLVAGIGIGFLLSARGRKQQP; this comes from the coding sequence ATGAACGTCCGCCGTAGCGCCGCGGCTCTCGCCGCCGTCACCGTCGTGCTGGGCGCTGCCGTCCCCGCCGTCGCCGCCACTCCCTCCCCCGCCGCCCCGACGGCGCGGCCCGCCGGGCTGTACGGGACCTCCGACCCGACCTACGACGGCGTCTGGCGCCAGTCGCTGGCCCTGCTCGCGCAGCACACCGTGGGCGTCACCCCGGCCGACGAGGCCGTGGCGTGGCTGACCGGCCAGCAGTGCGCGAACGGCGCCTTCGCCGCCTTCCGCGCCGACCCCGCGAAGCCCTGCGACGCGAAGGTGATGACCGACACCAACAGCACGGCCGCCGCCGTCCAAACGCTGGCCGCCCTCGGCGGTCACCGGGCCGCGGCGGAGAAGGCGGTCGGCTGGCTGAAGTCCGTCCAGAACGCCGACGGCGGCTGGGGCTACTCCGCGGGCGGGGCGAGCGACGCGAACTCGACGGCCGTCGTGGCGGGGGCGCTGACGGCGGCCGGGCAGCAGCCCGCGCGGGTGCGGAAGGCCGGGAAGTCGCCGCTCGACGCGCTCGGAAAGCTCTCCCTCCCGTGCGGTGGGAACGGCGGTGGAGCCGGCGGGGGCGCGTTCGCCTATCAGCCGGACAAGAAGGGCGCCCTCGCAGCCAACGCGGACGCGACGGCGGCGGGCGTGCTCGGCGCGCTCGGCGAGGGCTTCGCGGCGAAGGCCGGCAAGACCGCCGCTCGCACAGAGGCGGCCCCCGTGTGCGGCGGTACGCCCGGCGCGCTCACGCCGGCCGACCTCGCCCGCAACGGCGCCGCCCACCTCGTCCGGGCGGTCGCCGCCACCGGCTACCTCACGTCGTCCCTGCCCGGCGCCGCGGACCAGCCCGACTACGGCAACACAGCCGACGCGGTCGTCGCGCTCGCCGCGCAGGGCGCGGTCGAGCAGGCGAAGAAGCCCCTCGCCTGGCTGCGGCAGAACTCGGCGGCCTGGGCGAAGCAGAGCGGCCCGGCCGCCTACGCCCAACTGATCTTCGCGGCCCACGCCACGGGCGCCGACCCGCGCGCCTTCGGCGGCACGGACCTGGTCGCACAGCTCGACGCGACGGGCCCGACCCCGCAGGCCACCGCGAAGACCGGCGACCGGGCCGCCGGCGGTGACACCGCGGACGCCGACAAGACGGACGACTCGGGTTCCGGCTACAGCGTCTGGCTGATAGTCGGCGTCTTCCTCGTCGCGGGCATCGGCATCGGGTTCCTCCTCAGCGCCCGCGGCCGGAAGCAGCAGCCGTGA
- a CDS encoding SCO2322 family protein: MTRRRVAVVLAALSLVLTGAVGVIGSAVPAQAAGYRYWSFWDRARGGAGGHWTYATQGPSLARPADGDVQGFRFAVSADSQDASQPRGAASFAAICAGTPAQDGTKRVALVIDFGTPADAPGGESPPSPAQRTACARVSPAATTAEALAAVAKPLRYDANALLCAISGYPETGCGEQVSTDAAADRTKQPTAQPKADGDADGDVGHSDSDGGPSLGLYGGAAAVAVLAAAAVWQARRRGSRRNG, translated from the coding sequence GTGACGCGCCGCCGCGTCGCCGTCGTCCTCGCCGCGCTGTCGCTCGTCCTCACCGGCGCGGTCGGCGTGATCGGCTCGGCCGTCCCCGCCCAGGCGGCGGGCTACCGCTACTGGTCCTTCTGGGACCGCGCCCGCGGCGGCGCCGGCGGCCACTGGACGTACGCGACCCAAGGGCCGTCCCTCGCCCGCCCGGCCGACGGCGACGTGCAGGGCTTCCGGTTCGCCGTCAGCGCGGACTCCCAGGACGCGTCGCAGCCGCGCGGCGCCGCCTCGTTCGCGGCGATCTGTGCCGGGACGCCCGCGCAGGACGGCACCAAGCGCGTGGCCCTGGTCATCGACTTCGGCACGCCGGCGGACGCCCCGGGCGGCGAGAGTCCGCCGTCGCCCGCGCAACGCACGGCGTGCGCCCGGGTCTCCCCCGCCGCGACGACGGCCGAGGCTCTCGCCGCCGTCGCCAAGCCCCTGCGCTACGACGCGAACGCCCTGCTGTGCGCGATCTCCGGCTACCCGGAGACGGGCTGCGGGGAGCAGGTGTCGACGGACGCCGCGGCGGACCGGACGAAGCAGCCCACGGCGCAGCCCAAGGCCGATGGCGACGCCGACGGCGACGTCGGCCACAGCGACAGCGACGGCGGCCCGTCGCTCGGCCTCTACGGCGGTGCGGCGGCCGTGGCCGTGCTGGCCGCGGCGGCGGTGTGGCAGGCACGACGGCGGGGTTCGCGCCGGAATGGCTGA
- a CDS encoding DUF397 domain-containing protein — protein sequence MGSDVTLTGIQWRKSSHSGDQGGECVECAPVGPLTWRKSSYSGDQGGNCVEIAQPVAEAGAVVAVRDSKTSAGPVLTVGPAGFSRFLEWVTGAG from the coding sequence ATGGGGAGCGACGTGACTCTGACGGGGATCCAGTGGCGTAAGTCCAGTCACAGCGGCGACCAGGGCGGGGAGTGCGTTGAATGTGCTCCGGTCGGGCCCCTGACCTGGCGTAAGTCCAGCTACAGCGGCGACCAGGGCGGGAACTGCGTGGAAATCGCCCAGCCTGTTGCTGAGGCAGGTGCCGTTGTTGCTGTTCGTGATTCCAAGACGTCGGCGGGCCCGGTGTTGACTGTTGGGCCCGCCGGGTTCTCGCGGTTTCTGGAGTGGGTTACAGGCGCTGGATGA
- a CDS encoding CbiQ family ECF transporter T component, which produces MADRRSRPQLHPAAWWLWALGLGTAATRTSNPLLLGLLLAVSAYVVAVCRPDTPWARSYTAFLRLALAVLVVRIVFVVVLGSPIPGTHVLVTLPEVPLPHWAQGIRLGGAVTAEGLLFAFYDALRLATLLVCVGAANALASPSRLLKSLPGALYETGVAVVVAMTFAPNLVADVHRLRAARRLRGRPDRGLRGLLQVGLPVLEGALERSVALAASMDARGYGRTADVPAPVRRTTAALTLGGLLGVCAGTYGLLTAAGGTYGLPVLLAGVVAALAGLRLGGRRSPRTRYRPDRWTPRACLVAASGVAVAALLVVAASADPAALRPGVVPLTAPALPLWPAAAVLLGLLPAFASEEPS; this is translated from the coding sequence ATGGCTGACCGCCGCTCCCGCCCGCAACTCCACCCCGCCGCCTGGTGGCTCTGGGCCCTCGGCCTCGGGACCGCCGCCACCCGTACCTCCAACCCGCTCCTCCTCGGCCTGCTCCTCGCGGTGTCCGCGTACGTCGTCGCCGTGTGCCGCCCGGACACGCCCTGGGCCCGCTCCTACACCGCGTTCCTCAGGCTCGCCCTCGCCGTGTTGGTCGTCCGGATCGTCTTCGTCGTCGTGCTGGGCTCCCCGATCCCGGGCACGCACGTCCTCGTCACGCTGCCCGAAGTCCCGCTCCCGCACTGGGCGCAGGGCATCCGGCTGGGCGGCGCGGTGACGGCCGAGGGCCTGCTCTTCGCGTTCTACGACGCCCTGCGCCTGGCCACCCTGCTGGTGTGCGTGGGTGCGGCGAATGCCCTGGCCAGCCCCTCCCGCCTGCTGAAATCCCTGCCCGGCGCGCTCTACGAGACGGGTGTGGCGGTGGTGGTGGCCATGACGTTCGCCCCGAACCTCGTCGCGGACGTCCACCGGCTGCGCGCCGCCCGCCGACTGCGGGGCCGCCCGGACCGCGGCCTGCGCGGACTCCTCCAGGTGGGCCTGCCGGTGCTGGAGGGCGCGCTGGAACGCTCGGTGGCCCTGGCCGCCTCGATGGACGCCCGAGGATACGGCCGCACCGCCGACGTCCCCGCCCCCGTCCGCCGGACGACCGCCGCCCTCACGCTGGGCGGTCTGCTCGGCGTCTGCGCGGGAACGTACGGCCTGCTCACCGCCGCCGGCGGCACGTACGGCCTGCCGGTGCTGCTCGCCGGGGTCGTCGCCGCCCTCGCCGGGCTGCGTCTGGGGGGCCGCCGTTCTCCGCGCACCCGGTACCGTCCGGACCGCTGGACGCCGCGCGCCTGTCTGGTCGCCGCCTCCGGCGTCGCCGTCGCGGCTCTTCTCGTCGTCGCCGCGTCCGCGGACCCGGCGGCGCTGCGTCCCGGCGTGGTGCCGCTGACCGCGCCCGCCCTTCCGCTCTGGCCGGCGGCTGCCGTCCTGCTCGGCCTGCTGCCCGCGTTCGCGTCCGAGGAGCCGTCGTGA
- a CDS encoding steroid 3-ketoacyl-CoA thiolase: MAAEPVIVEAVRTPIGKRGGALANLHPAYLLGETYRELLGRTGIPADAVEQIVGGTVTHAGEQSMNPARTAWLTVGLPYETAATTVDCQCGSSQQASHMTANMIAAGVIDVGISCGVEAMSRVPLGSGSKHGPGKPFPDEWNVDLPNQFEAAERIARHRGLTRADVDGLGVLSQNRAATAWSEERFKRETFAVQVPTTEDEQAAGQGMWRLVDRDEGLRDTSPEALAGLKPVMPTAIHTAGNSSQISDGAAAIMWASKRMARALKLKPRARIVAQALVGANPHFHLDGPIDATRAVLGKAGMTLKDIDLVEINEAFASVVLSWTKVFDADLSKVNVNGGAIALGHPVGATGARLITTALHELERTDKEFALITMCAGGALATGTIIQRL, translated from the coding sequence ATGGCCGCCGAACCCGTGATCGTGGAAGCAGTCCGCACCCCCATCGGCAAGCGCGGCGGCGCGCTCGCCAACCTGCACCCCGCCTATCTCCTGGGCGAGACGTACCGCGAACTCCTCGGCCGCACCGGCATCCCCGCCGACGCCGTGGAACAGATCGTCGGCGGCACGGTGACCCACGCCGGCGAACAGTCCATGAACCCCGCCCGCACCGCCTGGCTGACCGTCGGCCTCCCCTACGAGACGGCGGCGACCACCGTCGACTGCCAGTGTGGCTCCTCGCAGCAGGCTTCGCACATGACCGCGAACATGATCGCGGCAGGCGTGATCGACGTCGGCATCAGCTGCGGCGTCGAGGCGATGAGCCGCGTCCCGCTCGGCTCGGGCTCGAAGCACGGCCCGGGAAAACCGTTTCCGGACGAGTGGAACGTCGACCTCCCCAACCAGTTCGAGGCGGCGGAACGCATCGCGCGACACCGCGGCCTGACCCGGGCGGACGTGGACGGCCTCGGCGTCCTCTCCCAGAACCGGGCGGCGACGGCCTGGTCGGAGGAACGCTTCAAACGCGAGACGTTCGCCGTGCAGGTGCCCACGACGGAGGACGAGCAGGCGGCGGGCCAGGGCATGTGGCGACTGGTCGACCGTGACGAGGGCCTGCGCGACACGTCTCCGGAAGCCCTGGCAGGCCTCAAGCCCGTGATGCCGACGGCGATCCACACGGCCGGCAACTCGTCGCAGATCAGCGACGGCGCGGCGGCGATCATGTGGGCGTCGAAACGAATGGCACGTGCCCTGAAGCTGAAGCCGAGGGCACGGATCGTCGCCCAGGCCCTGGTGGGCGCGAACCCCCATTTCCACCTGGACGGCCCGATCGACGCGACCCGTGCGGTACTCGGCAAGGCCGGCATGACGCTGAAGGACATCGACCTGGTCGAGATCAACGAAGCGTTCGCGTCGGTGGTGCTGAGCTGGACGAAGGTCTTCGACGCCGACCTGTCCAAGGTCAACGTCAACGGCGGCGCGATCGCCCTCGGCCACCCGGTCGGCGCGACGGGCGCCCGCCTGATCACCACCGCCCTGCACGAACTGGAGCGCACCGACAAGGAGTTCGCCCTGATCACCATGTGCGCAGGCGGCGCACTGGCAACAGGCACGATCATCCAGCGCCTGTAA
- a CDS encoding transglycosylase SLT domain-containing protein: protein MSVSVIRRIASPKKALTGIAVAAAAAGMALSAAPAHAATTSVSSASKAQAIAHKMIPDAAQYKAFSNIVKHESGWDVDATNASSGAYGLVQALPGSKMASAGSDWKTNAKTQIKWGLDYMNSRYGSPVGAWAFWQANGWY from the coding sequence GTGTCCGTCTCCGTCATCCGTCGCATCGCTTCCCCGAAGAAGGCCCTCACCGGCATCGCCGTGGCCGCCGCCGCCGCGGGTATGGCACTGTCCGCCGCCCCGGCCCACGCCGCGACGACGTCCGTGTCCTCCGCCTCCAAGGCCCAGGCGATCGCGCACAAGATGATCCCGGACGCCGCGCAGTACAAGGCCTTCTCCAACATCGTCAAGCACGAGAGCGGCTGGGACGTCGACGCCACCAACGCCTCCTCCGGCGCGTACGGCCTCGTCCAGGCCCTGCCCGGCTCCAAGATGGCCTCGGCCGGCTCCGACTGGAAGACCAACGCCAAGACCCAGATCAAGTGGGGCCTGGACTACATGAACTCCCGCTACGGCAGCCCGGTCGGCGCCTGGGCCTTCTGGCAGGCCAACGGCTGGTACTGA
- a CDS encoding cytochrome P450, with protein MHCPALPDGFDFTDPDLLQHHVPLPEFAALRQAEPVRWVPQSGNVAGFQDEGYWAVTRHADVKYVSTHPELFSSYLNTAIIRFNEHVERASIDAQRFILLNMDPPEHTRVRQIVQRGFTPRAIRGLEERLRARAVDIVERAREQGDGSGDSGGSFDFVTSVASELPLQAIAELIGIPQDDRAKIFEWSNKMIAYDDPEYAITAEVGRQSAAEVIAYAMGMAAERKQCPARDIVSTLVAAENEGNLNSDEFGFFVLMLAVAGNETTRNATTHGMHAFLTHPEQWELYKRERPDTAAEEIVRWATPVVAFQRTATQDTELGGKLIRKGDRVGIFYASANRDPEVFENPDSFDVTRDPNPHLGFGGGGPHFCLGKSLAVLEINLIFNAIADAMPGMKLVGDPRRLRSAWINGVKELRVAAE; from the coding sequence ATGCACTGTCCAGCGCTTCCCGACGGGTTCGACTTCACCGACCCCGACCTGCTGCAACACCATGTGCCCCTGCCCGAGTTCGCCGCACTGCGGCAGGCCGAGCCGGTCCGCTGGGTCCCGCAGTCGGGCAACGTCGCCGGCTTCCAGGATGAGGGGTACTGGGCGGTCACCCGGCACGCGGATGTGAAATACGTTTCCACGCATCCCGAGCTCTTCTCCTCCTACCTCAACACCGCGATCATCCGGTTCAACGAGCACGTCGAGCGCGCCTCGATCGACGCCCAGCGGTTCATCCTGCTGAACATGGACCCGCCCGAGCACACGCGCGTGCGGCAGATCGTTCAGCGGGGGTTCACGCCGCGGGCCATCCGGGGCCTTGAAGAGCGGTTGCGGGCGCGGGCCGTCGACATCGTCGAGCGGGCGCGCGAACAGGGCGACGGTTCCGGCGATTCCGGCGGTTCCTTCGACTTCGTCACCTCCGTCGCCTCAGAACTGCCGCTGCAGGCCATCGCCGAGCTGATCGGCATCCCCCAGGACGACCGCGCGAAGATCTTCGAGTGGTCCAACAAGATGATCGCGTACGACGACCCCGAGTACGCCATCACCGCCGAGGTCGGCCGGCAGTCGGCCGCCGAGGTGATCGCGTACGCGATGGGCATGGCAGCGGAGCGCAAGCAGTGCCCCGCCCGCGACATCGTCTCCACACTGGTGGCCGCCGAGAACGAGGGCAACCTCAACTCCGACGAGTTCGGGTTCTTCGTCCTCATGCTCGCGGTGGCCGGAAACGAGACGACCCGCAACGCCACCACCCACGGGATGCACGCCTTCCTCACCCACCCCGAGCAGTGGGAGCTCTACAAGCGTGAGCGGCCCGACACCGCCGCCGAGGAGATCGTGCGGTGGGCCACGCCCGTCGTCGCCTTCCAGCGGACCGCCACCCAGGACACCGAGCTCGGCGGCAAGCTGATCAGGAAGGGGGACCGGGTCGGGATCTTCTATGCCTCCGCCAACCGCGACCCGGAGGTGTTCGAGAACCCGGACTCCTTCGACGTCACCCGCGATCCCAACCCGCATCTCGGGTTCGGCGGCGGCGGACCCCACTTCTGCCTCGGCAAGTCGCTCGCCGTCCTCGAGATCAACCTCATCTTCAACGCCATCGCCGACGCCATGCCCGGCATGAAGCTGGTGGGCGATCCGCGACGGCTGCGGTCGGCCTGGATCAACGGGGTGAAGGAGCTGAGGGTCGCGGCGGAGTAG
- a CDS encoding ECF transporter S component, producing MTARPGQRPGPERCSGPGRRPGPGGRSGPERRPLPGRRPRPARRPRPVRLGPRSLAALALVGAVGVVAFGWPFLAPPASALNAHAQDAPWLFAGLLVLLVAVVAATISESGLGAKAVAMLGVLAATGAALRPLGAGTAGIEPMFFLMVLSGRVLGPGFGFVLGSVTMFASALLTGGVGPWMPFQMLAMGWFTMGAGLLPGGHRLRGRAELLVLSAYGFLAAFAYGTAMNLAGWPFMGTLASGVAFDPDGTVPANLARFLAYCVATSLGWDLGRALVTVLLTYTLGPAVLKALRRATRRAAFETAVTFEAPRATPGPSRTAPEPSRTTSEPR from the coding sequence ATGACGGCCCGCCCCGGGCAGCGCCCCGGACCCGAGCGGTGCTCCGGACCCGGGCGGCGACCCGGACCCGGTGGGCGCTCCGGACCCGAACGACGTCCGCTCCCCGGGCGGCGTCCCCGTCCCGCCCGGCGTCCGCGTCCCGTCCGGCTGGGACCGCGTTCCCTCGCCGCGTTGGCGCTGGTCGGCGCGGTGGGCGTGGTCGCCTTCGGCTGGCCCTTCCTGGCCCCGCCCGCCTCCGCGCTGAACGCCCACGCCCAGGACGCCCCCTGGCTCTTCGCCGGCCTGCTGGTGCTGCTGGTGGCGGTGGTGGCGGCGACGATCTCGGAGTCCGGGCTGGGCGCGAAGGCGGTGGCGATGCTGGGCGTGCTGGCGGCGACAGGCGCGGCGCTGCGTCCGCTCGGCGCGGGGACGGCGGGCATCGAGCCGATGTTCTTCCTGATGGTGCTGAGCGGGCGGGTCCTCGGCCCGGGCTTCGGCTTCGTCCTCGGCTCGGTCACGATGTTCGCGTCCGCGCTGCTCACGGGCGGGGTGGGCCCGTGGATGCCGTTCCAGATGCTGGCAATGGGCTGGTTCACGATGGGCGCGGGCCTGCTGCCGGGCGGCCACCGGCTGCGCGGCCGTGCCGAACTGCTCGTGCTGTCGGCGTACGGCTTCCTGGCCGCCTTCGCCTACGGCACGGCGATGAACCTGGCCGGCTGGCCCTTCATGGGCACGCTGGCCTCGGGCGTCGCCTTCGATCCGGACGGGACGGTCCCGGCGAACCTGGCCCGCTTCCTGGCGTACTGCGTGGCGACGTCGCTGGGCTGGGACTTGGGCCGGGCGCTGGTCACCGTACTGCTGACGTACACGCTCGGTCCGGCGGTGCTGAAGGCGCTGCGCAGAGCGACCCGGCGGGCCGCCTTCGAGACCGCGGTCACATTCGAGGCCCCTCGGGCGACCCCTGGACCCTCGCGGACGGCCCCCGAACCCTCTCGGACGACCTCCGAACCCCGTTGA
- a CDS encoding ABC transporter ATP-binding protein — translation MIRFENVSVTYEGGSEPAVSGVDFEIPEGELVLLAGPSGVGKSTLLGAVGGLVPHFTGGTLRGRVTVAGRDTRTHKPRELADVVGTVGQDPLSHFVTDTVEEELAYGMESLGLPPEVMRRRVEETLDLLGLAGLRDRPIATLSGGQQQRVAIGSVLTPHPRVLVLDEPTSALDPAAAEEVLAVLLRLVHDLGTTVLLAEHRLERVLQYADQVALLPAPGAAPVLGAPADVMAVSPVIPPVVALGRLADWSPLPLTVRDARRRAADLRERLATRETPRNTGNAPGDAHAGSAAATPKPATAPAPAPAPAPAPAPVVEPPAQTPSARLWAHRLLRRAPSPTPSPDVPTAPPAPPAEARALGVRRAGVQALRDVDLTVAPGETIALMGRNGAGKSTLLNTFVGLVEPTAGTVRVSGAVPHRASPRDLVRRVGLVPQEPRDLLYADTVAAECAAADPDARAEPGSCRALVSELLPGIADAVHPRDLSEGQRLTLALAVVLTARPPLLLLDEPTRGLDYAAKARLVAVLRGLSAAGHAIVLATHDVELAAELAHRVVLLAEGEIIADGPTAEVVVSSPSFAPQVTKILAPQRWLTVAQVREALR, via the coding sequence GTGATCCGTTTCGAGAACGTTTCCGTGACATACGAGGGTGGCTCCGAACCCGCCGTCAGCGGCGTCGACTTCGAGATCCCCGAAGGCGAACTCGTGCTGTTGGCGGGCCCGTCGGGGGTGGGCAAGTCGACGCTCCTGGGCGCGGTCGGAGGCCTCGTCCCGCACTTCACCGGCGGCACCCTGCGAGGCAGGGTCACCGTCGCCGGCCGCGACACCCGCACCCACAAACCGCGTGAACTCGCCGACGTCGTCGGCACGGTGGGCCAGGACCCCCTCTCGCACTTCGTGACGGACACGGTCGAGGAGGAACTCGCCTACGGCATGGAGTCGTTGGGCCTGCCGCCGGAGGTGATGCGCCGCCGCGTCGAGGAGACCCTGGACCTGCTCGGCCTGGCCGGCCTGCGCGACCGCCCCATCGCCACCCTGTCCGGCGGCCAGCAGCAGCGCGTCGCGATCGGCTCGGTGCTCACCCCGCACCCCCGGGTGCTCGTCCTGGACGAGCCGACGTCCGCGCTCGACCCGGCCGCCGCCGAGGAGGTCCTCGCGGTCCTGCTCCGGCTGGTCCACGACCTGGGGACGACGGTGCTGCTGGCGGAGCACCGGCTGGAACGCGTCCTGCAGTACGCCGACCAGGTCGCCCTGCTGCCCGCTCCCGGCGCGGCTCCCGTGCTCGGCGCGCCGGCGGACGTCATGGCCGTGTCCCCGGTGATCCCACCGGTCGTGGCCCTGGGCCGGCTGGCGGACTGGTCGCCGCTGCCTCTGACGGTGCGCGACGCCCGACGAAGGGCGGCCGACCTGCGCGAACGCCTCGCCACTCGGGAAACACCCCGAAACACCGGCAACGCGCCGGGCGACGCTCACGCCGGGTCGGCGGCGGCGACACCGAAACCTGCGACTGCGCCTGCGCCTGCGCCTGCGCCTGCGCCTGCGCCTGCACCGGTCGTCGAGCCCCCGGCACAGACGCCGTCCGCGAGGCTCTGGGCCCACCGCCTCCTACGCCGCGCCCCTTCCCCCACCCCTTCCCCCGACGTGCCCACCGCTCCTCCCGCACCCCCCGCCGAGGCCCGTGCCCTGGGTGTCCGCCGAGCCGGCGTCCAGGCGTTGCGCGACGTCGATCTCACCGTCGCGCCCGGCGAGACCATCGCCCTCATGGGACGCAACGGGGCCGGCAAGTCGACGCTGCTCAACACGTTCGTGGGCCTGGTCGAGCCGACCGCCGGAACGGTCCGCGTGTCGGGCGCCGTCCCGCACCGCGCCTCGCCCCGCGACCTGGTCCGCCGCGTCGGACTGGTCCCGCAGGAGCCGCGCGACCTGCTGTACGCCGACACGGTCGCCGCCGAGTGCGCGGCCGCCGACCCGGACGCGCGGGCCGAGCCCGGCTCCTGCCGCGCCCTGGTCTCGGAGCTGCTGCCCGGCATCGCGGACGCCGTCCACCCCCGCGACCTCTCCGAGGGCCAGCGCCTCACCCTCGCGCTGGCCGTCGTCCTCACCGCGCGCCCGCCGCTCCTCCTCCTCGACGAGCCGACCCGCGGCCTGGACTATGCGGCGAAGGCCCGCCTGGTCGCCGTCCTGCGCGGGCTGTCGGCGGCCGGTCACGCGATCGTGCTGGCCACGCACGATGTGGAGCTGGCCGCGGAACTGGCCCACCGGGTGGTGCTGCTCGCCGAGGGCGAGATCATCGCGGACGGCCCGACGGCCGAGGTCGTGGTCTCCTCACCCTCCTTCGCCCCGCAGGTGACGAAGATCCTGGCCCCGCAGCGGTGGCTCACGGTCGCACAGGTGAGGGAGGCACTGCGATGA